Below is a genomic region from Cellulomonas sp. P24.
GGCCCCACCGTCCTTGCCCGGGAGCACGAACGTGCCGAAGGTCGCGTCGTTCCAGGTGCGGACGGGCTTGCCGTCCTTCTCCGAGAGGTCACCGATCGACCAGTGCGCCCAGCCCGGCGCCATGATCGTCGCGGCCGCAAGGGACGTGTTCGTCGTCGTCTTGTCCGTGTTGGTCGCGGTGTCCGTGTCGTTGAGGTAGAGCCACGGGCTCTGGTCCTTGGCGTCCGCGGGCGCCTTCGAGGCCTTGAGGTCGATCTGCTGGAGCTGGGTCAGGCCGGTGATGCTGTTCGGGTCCGAGAGCGTCGAGACCCACTTCCCGTTCTCCTTCTTGGCGAGGTCGCCGCCGTTGGCGAAGATCCACGAGATCCCGTTGCGCCAGTCCTGGCCACCGATGAAGAAGCCCGAGAAGTTCGCGATGTTGCGTGGGTTCTTCTCGGCGATCGTGACCACCGCGCTGTTGAACTCCGCAAGGGTCGTGGGGACCTCGACCCCCGCCTCCTTCCAGACGTCCGCGCGGTAGAACATGTAGCGCGAGCCGAAGTAGTACGGGAGCGTGAAGTTCTTGCCGTCGACCTCACCCGCGGCGACGAACGACTTCAGCAGCTTGTCGCCGCCCAGCTCGGTGTACATGTCGGAGATGTCGAGGAACGCGCCGACGTTCGTGAAGGTCGGCGACTGCGTGTTCCCGAGCTCGACGACGTCGGGCGTGTTGTTCGCGTCCGGCAGCGCGGTGGTGAGCTTGGTGACGAGGTCGCCCCAGTCCTGCTGCTCGATCGTGAGCGTCGACCCGGGGTTCTCCTTGGCGAACTCGGTCTTCAGGTACGTGCGCAGGCTGTCGGGGGTGTCGCCCCCTGCGAGCCAGAGCCTGATGTTCGCGGGTTCGGGCGTGCCCGCGGCGGACGGGGTCGTCGACGCGCCCGAGCCGCTCGAGCAGGCGCTCAGTGCGAGCGCCGTCGCGGCACCCAGTGCTGCGAAACGTAGGATCTTCACGTTGGTGTTCCTCCCATGTGCGGAGGCGATCGCCGGACAGCGTCGCCGCGGGGGTACTGCCGACCTGCATGGCCGGTCAGCTCGGGGTCGTCACGTGACCCCGAGCTGGCC
It encodes:
- a CDS encoding extracellular solute-binding protein, with amino-acid sequence MKILRFAALGAATALALSACSSGSGASTTPSAAGTPEPANIRLWLAGGDTPDSLRTYLKTEFAKENPGSTLTIEQQDWGDLVTKLTTALPDANNTPDVVELGNTQSPTFTNVGAFLDISDMYTELGGDKLLKSFVAAGEVDGKNFTLPYYFGSRYMFYRADVWKEAGVEVPTTLAEFNSAVVTIAEKNPRNIANFSGFFIGGQDWRNGISWIFANGGDLAKKENGKWVSTLSDPNSITGLTQLQQIDLKASKAPADAKDQSPWLYLNDTDTATNTDKTTTNTSLAAATIMAPGWAHWSIGDLSEKDGKPVRTWNDATFGTFVLPGKDGGAAPVLAGGSNIGISAKSQHPELAKSLMRIIFSPAYQKMLGESGLGPANSDYVSSLGTDQFAKDAILSASNSKLTPAAPGWAAVEGSGLLEEFFSKVSQGGDITALAAEYDAKITPLLNGVS